From a region of the Terriglobales bacterium genome:
- a CDS encoding zf-HC2 domain-containing protein, with protein MELQIGCLEVLRELSNYIDHDVSPELRSQIESHVQECHSCRAVFDGMSNIVRLVGSADVIELPLGFSRRLFEKVHARIVC; from the coding sequence ATGGAACTACAGATCGGTTGCTTAGAGGTGCTGCGCGAGCTTTCGAACTACATCGATCACGACGTCTCGCCCGAATTGCGATCTCAGATTGAATCGCATGTGCAAGAGTGCCACAGCTGCCGCGCAGTCTTCGACGGCATGAGCAACATCGTTCGATTAGTGGGATCGGCTGATGTGATCGAACTTCCACTTGGATTCAGCCGCAGGTTATTCGAGAAAGTGCACGCGCGAATCGTCTGCTGA
- a CDS encoding NAD-dependent epimerase/dehydratase family protein encodes MDRTRVLVTGAGGFIGSHLVRFLKQRGYWVRGVDIKLPEFNTTDADEFLLLDLRHWEHCLQATRDVEHVYALAADMGGMGYISFNHARILRNNSLINLHTIEAARINKVQRYLYTSSACVYPEYRQLTADVPPLKESDAYPAEPQDAYGWEKLVSERLCAHYFEDFGLETRVVRFHNIFGPFGTWEGGREKAPAALCRKIAAAKLQGKDEIDIWGDGEQTRSFCYIDDCVLGIYKLFNSDYSAPLNLGQDRMISINDLADLIASIAGIPIRKRHVSGPQGVRGRNSDNTQLQRVLGWAPQISLEEGLSTTYKWIESQVQAKLSRTALALGAAG; translated from the coding sequence ATGGATAGGACCAGGGTGCTAGTCACTGGAGCAGGTGGTTTCATTGGTAGCCATCTCGTACGTTTCCTCAAGCAGAGGGGATATTGGGTTCGCGGTGTAGACATCAAGCTGCCGGAATTCAATACGACCGATGCCGATGAATTTCTGCTGTTAGACCTTCGTCATTGGGAACACTGCCTTCAGGCAACCCGGGATGTCGAGCATGTTTACGCGTTGGCCGCGGACATGGGGGGTATGGGATATATTTCGTTCAACCACGCGCGCATTCTACGTAACAACTCCCTCATCAACCTGCATACGATCGAAGCAGCACGGATCAACAAGGTGCAACGTTACCTTTACACGTCCTCGGCATGTGTGTATCCGGAGTACCGACAGCTCACCGCGGATGTTCCTCCGCTAAAAGAGAGCGACGCCTACCCCGCTGAGCCGCAGGACGCCTATGGTTGGGAAAAGCTTGTGAGCGAGCGATTGTGTGCGCACTACTTCGAGGACTTTGGTTTGGAAACACGCGTTGTTCGCTTCCATAACATCTTTGGCCCTTTCGGCACGTGGGAAGGCGGCCGTGAAAAGGCGCCGGCCGCCCTATGCAGGAAGATTGCGGCAGCAAAGCTGCAGGGTAAAGATGAAATCGATATATGGGGAGACGGTGAGCAGACACGCTCCTTCTGCTACATCGATGACTGCGTTCTCGGTATCTACAAGCTCTTTAATTCCGACTACAGCGCTCCTCTAAACCTTGGCCAGGATCGCATGATAAGCATCAACGACCTTGCTGATCTCATTGCCAGCATCGCCGGAATACCTATCCGCAAGAGACACGTGAGCGGTCCGCAGGGGGTTCGTGGTCGAAACTCGGACAACACTCAACTTCAACGTGTTCTGGGCTGGGCTCCCCAAATTAGTCTTGAAGAAGGCCTGAGCACGACGTACAAGTGGATCGAGTCACAAGTGCAGGCAAAGCTTTCGCGCACTGCGCTGGCACTCGGCGCGGCAGGGTAA
- a CDS encoding nuclear transport factor 2 family protein, whose product MDDTLAINVARTAIRDGYNTGDLNLLCSVLDDGLVNFSDRSQSWWGKDGIAKLRGHLAQFLEENQLKYTVIIIEIRVMGDVALEYGWQVFDYSPKKGGAAQLIRERYMDLWQRRPQGWRLISHITNLDVPDTLARET is encoded by the coding sequence ATGGACGACACACTCGCCATCAACGTTGCACGCACCGCGATCCGCGATGGCTATAACACCGGCGACCTGAACCTGCTCTGTTCAGTGCTGGATGATGGGTTGGTGAACTTCTCCGACAGGTCACAGTCCTGGTGGGGCAAAGACGGGATTGCCAAGCTGCGCGGGCACCTAGCCCAATTTCTCGAAGAGAATCAGCTCAAGTACACCGTCATCATCATCGAGATCCGAGTGATGGGCGATGTTGCCTTGGAGTATGGCTGGCAGGTGTTCGACTACTCACCCAAGAAGGGCGGCGCCGCTCAGCTGATTCGCGAACGTTACATGGACCTGTGGCAACGCCGGCCTCAAGGTTGGCGCCTGATTAGTCACATCACGAACCTCGATGTGCCCGATACACTAGCGCGCGAGACCTGA
- a CDS encoding SMP-30/gluconolactonase/LRE family protein, whose product MSGSMVKDQSVLGLSETLLFRHYVELRNGKIFFDMTSAPGEDAIDGMRIDPDGNLYVSGPLGLWIISATGEHLGTIKMPMHPHNLAWGDDDHRTLYLTARSGIYRMRTNIPGTGVPK is encoded by the coding sequence TTGTCTGGGAGTATGGTCAAGGACCAGAGCGTACTGGGGCTGTCGGAAACTTTGTTGTTCCGACACTACGTCGAACTGAGAAATGGCAAGATCTTCTTCGATATGACCAGTGCGCCCGGTGAGGACGCCATCGACGGTATGAGGATCGACCCAGATGGGAACCTCTACGTCTCGGGGCCCTTAGGTCTCTGGATCATCTCTGCGACTGGCGAGCACCTGGGCACCATCAAAATGCCGATGCACCCGCACAACCTCGCCTGGGGCGACGACGACCACCGGACTTTGTATCTTACGGCTCGTTCGGGAATCTACCGAATGAGGACCAACATTCCGGGAACCGGTGTTCCGAAGTAG
- a CDS encoding zf-HC2 domain-containing protein: protein MSVIEISCLEVWREVSNYLEKDVTPELRQRMEAHFKVCNHCYAIMEGTRNTVKLVADGVEFELPSDFSGRLQERLKKSGLAR from the coding sequence ATGTCGGTGATTGAAATCAGTTGCTTGGAGGTCTGGCGTGAGGTCTCGAACTATCTCGAGAAAGACGTTACCCCTGAGCTGCGCCAGCGCATGGAGGCCCACTTCAAGGTCTGCAACCACTGCTACGCCATCATGGAAGGCACGCGGAATACGGTGAAGTTGGTGGCAGATGGCGTTGAGTTCGAACTTCCTTCTGACTTTAGTGGCCGCTTGCAGGAGCGGCTCAAGAAATCAGGTCTCGCGCGCTAG
- a CDS encoding lysophospholipid acyltransferase family protein, which yields MNQLERADWLRRWSRKGLEALRISVTSEGEIPTGGLIASNHLSYIDVLVLSSVAPCAFVSKSEVADWPLVGRLTRIAGTIYLKRESRKDARRVNRLLENRLSTGQLVVVFPEGTSTDGASVLTFRPSLFQSAIDSAAKVIPTAISYSASNADPATDVCYWGAMTFATHLWKLFGIDHIQAHIRFGKAGTYVNRKIAARESRQIVLRLACS from the coding sequence TTGAATCAGCTGGAACGCGCAGATTGGCTTCGACGCTGGAGCCGGAAAGGTCTCGAGGCATTGCGGATCTCCGTGACCTCAGAGGGAGAGATTCCAACCGGCGGACTCATCGCTTCGAACCACTTGAGCTATATCGATGTGCTTGTTTTGAGTTCTGTGGCGCCATGTGCTTTCGTATCAAAGAGCGAAGTTGCGGATTGGCCGCTGGTCGGACGTTTAACGCGAATCGCCGGAACGATCTACCTGAAGCGAGAATCCCGGAAAGATGCACGACGAGTCAACCGACTGCTTGAGAACCGGCTTTCCACGGGTCAACTGGTCGTCGTTTTTCCTGAGGGCACCAGTACCGACGGAGCTTCGGTGCTGACGTTCCGTCCATCGCTGTTCCAGTCCGCGATTGATTCTGCAGCCAAAGTCATACCGACCGCCATCTCATATTCCGCGAGCAATGCCGATCCGGCGACCGACGTCTGCTATTGGGGCGCGATGACATTCGCTACACACCTCTGGAAGCTTTTCGGGATAGACCACATCCAGGCGCACATCCGCTTCGGCAAGGCGGGCACTTATGTCAACCGAAAGATCGCCGCCCGCGAATCCCGCCAGATTGTCCTTCGACTCGCCTGCTCCTGA
- a CDS encoding response regulator transcription factor has protein sequence MDSVLIIEDSRAMQKAIQRIFAAESFVVETAADGITGLQMFRENLPSAVILDLKLPGISGRDLCREFKSISSTTPIVVVSANSETDDKVLLLELGADDYVTKPFSPKELLARVRRAIRRTQEAPATSVQTNTGSVKSFSDVQVKYESMEVTKNGRKIQLTAQEFRTLKYFLEHPGKVISRDELLNEVWGYTNYPSTRTVDNHVLRLRHKLEPDPSNPKFFVTLHGSGYRFDPSGA, from the coding sequence ATGGATTCTGTTCTGATCATCGAAGATAGCCGCGCCATGCAGAAGGCGATCCAGCGAATCTTCGCTGCGGAATCCTTCGTCGTGGAAACTGCGGCCGACGGAATTACCGGCCTGCAGATGTTTCGTGAGAATCTTCCGAGCGCCGTCATACTCGATTTGAAACTGCCCGGCATTTCGGGTCGGGATCTGTGCCGGGAGTTCAAAAGTATCAGTTCAACTACTCCCATTGTGGTTGTAAGTGCGAATTCCGAAACTGACGATAAAGTTCTGCTGCTCGAGTTGGGGGCCGACGACTATGTGACTAAGCCCTTCAGCCCAAAGGAACTCTTAGCGAGAGTTCGCCGTGCGATTCGTCGTACGCAAGAGGCTCCTGCAACGTCGGTGCAAACGAATACGGGTTCGGTGAAGAGTTTCTCGGATGTGCAGGTGAAGTACGAGTCCATGGAAGTCACGAAGAACGGGCGGAAGATCCAACTGACAGCGCAAGAATTCCGCACACTTAAGTATTTTCTCGAACATCCGGGAAAGGTTATATCGCGGGATGAGCTACTGAATGAGGTCTGGGGTTACACCAATTATCCTTCGACACGTACGGTTGACAATCACGTTTTAAGACTTCGGCATAAGTTGGAACCGGATCCTTCCAATCCGAAGTTCTTTGTCACACTTCACGGATCGGGGTACCGCTTTGACCCGTCTGGGGCATGA
- a CDS encoding sigma-70 family RNA polymerase sigma factor, with the protein MSSRPQIAAEVEANLIQRICAGEKDLYYELVRPYERAVYVAAHSVLQNEHDAEEVAQESILKAFAALSSFRAEAKFSTWLIQITINEARMRYRKDRAHLYESIDAHQTDDEGDYFPKDYADWREIPSEALERKELKETLKRGIESLDPKYREVFILRDVQDLSIAETAQALGISEANVKTRLLRARLMMRDVLAPGFDGAWATGEKGWKKVRPW; encoded by the coding sequence GTGTCTTCACGCCCCCAAATCGCAGCAGAAGTCGAGGCGAACCTCATCCAAAGGATTTGCGCCGGCGAAAAAGATCTCTATTACGAATTGGTGCGCCCCTACGAACGTGCGGTCTATGTTGCTGCACACTCGGTATTGCAGAACGAACACGATGCGGAGGAAGTGGCGCAGGAGTCGATCCTGAAGGCTTTCGCGGCCCTAAGTAGCTTCCGTGCCGAGGCGAAGTTCAGCACCTGGCTCATCCAGATCACGATCAACGAAGCACGCATGCGATATCGTAAGGACCGCGCACACCTCTACGAATCGATTGATGCGCACCAGACGGACGACGAAGGCGATTACTTCCCGAAAGATTACGCCGACTGGCGCGAGATTCCTTCAGAAGCGCTCGAGCGAAAAGAATTAAAGGAAACTTTAAAGCGAGGTATTGAGTCCTTGGACCCAAAATACCGGGAAGTCTTTATCCTACGGGACGTTCAGGACCTCAGCATTGCCGAAACGGCCCAAGCACTGGGCATCAGTGAGGCAAATGTAAAGACCAGGCTCTTGCGTGCCCGCCTCATGATGCGCGACGTGCTCGCCCCCGGTTTCGACGGTGCCTGGGCGACCGGGGAAAAGGGCTGGAAGAAAGTGCGGCCATGGTGA